From the Argentina anserina chromosome 3, drPotAnse1.1, whole genome shotgun sequence genome, the window TCCTTTAGTAATGTTAGCTGGGTTTtgattcttcatcaaattaatTTATTCATGTTAATTTGTTGTCGCAGTTGCGCTTAATGGCATCCCCATTGGTCCACAGGTACTTGAGCCTAGATCGAGTtggtcattttttttattgactgTTCGTTCTGAAGTAACATATATATGGATCAGAAACTCATAAAAATCTCCATGCatggtaatatatatattcaggcTGCTTCATCATGGCTGTATGTTTATCCAAAAGGACTTAGAGACCTTTTACTCTACACAAAGACGAAGTATAATGATCCACTTATTTACATTACTGAGAATGGTAAGTTAGTGATTTTTTAGCCATGAGATGGATATTTTTTACagtaaacatattaagaattaTGTTAAACATATAAACTACATAATCTATAATGCAGGCATCAGCGAGTTCAACGATCCGAAATTATCACTTGAGGAAGCCTTGTATGACACTCAGAGAGTCGACTATTACTTTCGTCACCTCTATTACCTTCTGAAAGCAATCATGTAATAACCATAGATTTTTAAAcgatatttgaattgaattgaattctatatagttatgaaattcaattaaaatgaaattgtttgtttgcaaactttacgaaacggaaacggaaacgtttcgagaacgtttaataagaaaacgttacgtttccgagcgaatttatcgacttttattccgtcgcccgtttgcgaaaacttccttcatgaaagttgtagagctcgtcgatacgagttcgtgagtatgtgacgcgttcgaatcagaCGTcatacgtaaaagttattaatgtcggaagttagtttccgatttggaaactagtataaataggataattgtgtttagggtttccataacaggaaacccacactctctctcttctctccgcctcccttcctctttctctctccctcggttctcactctctctcccgACTCTCCCTTCCCTCTGAAACGCTCACCGATCCGCCGTCTCCCGAGcaacgtggccctcaccgccggcctaggaGGCACCGCACCTACCCCTGCAGGCAACCCCAAGGAGGACGCACCCTCTCGAGTTGCGCCGGAGCTCCACGGACAGCTCCAAGTTTCTGCGTTCTCCACCGCCGTGTCAAGCCGAACTCCGGTGGTTTTCGAGCTCCAATCGAGGTGAGGATAGCCTAGGTTTGTTGATgagatgttgttgttgaattttcGTGTGGTGTTGTGAtgttttggtggagatcggaggttggAGAGGATGGAggggtaccgccgccttaggcggcgcgtgtgaggaaGTAGGAgggtctaggggcggcgtgaggccgtggcggagaagaggggagaaaaagggagagaaatggggcggcggtggcgtgctacgcgccgtccctgggctcggcgcgtgtgccccacgcgcggcctgccggcgggtggcgcgtgtaccccacgcgccgccacgtgcggcggtgtgacagtgttttccgattggggtattttggtaatttacttaaatgtaaatgtaaattttatttactacggtaaatgtaattaaattttaccttcagtaaatgtaaatataaattactttcagtaaatgtaaaaagtaatttgtaaaaggtaattagtaaattttatttactgagattgtatttacatttaaatagtacgtatacgtatttcaatacgtatataatatttatacgtacagaaatacatatataatatttatacgtacagaaatacgtattaattgtatatttgaaCAGTAACCATGAAtagtaaccgtgaacagtaacactgaacagtaatttcgtaaaaccgaaaattgctgaacagtaaccgattattactgtttcggcatttaaaggtttacgaaacgattctaaattcttttcttatcttttcaaggtgatcgttaaatcaaagaaatgaattatcttcgggaattgtggaattacgctcaagtcaataaggtgagtaaaatctcacgtatttacgaatctacgctcgcggtgattcaacattttgcaagggtatttaataatgaattacgaacatgtatacaatatagtggactacatatatactgtataaatggtaataagtatatatatatatatagtttattatgttatgtactgttattaattcattagaaaaggTTATTTCAATGACGAAAAAttatgtattgagcatgtgtttgtgaaatatgacatgtataggatatagtaaactatatatatattgtataaatggtaaataagtacgaatatatatagttttctatataatatactgttatgagttttattgcgattatatcgagcataattttgaaacgtacaatatgatgtgtgattattgtacgtgagtttaacattgagtttgttaaaaagttaatttgtctttggacgtgatttagtacaatatgatgtgagattattgtacatgtttggcaagtcggaacctagccttggccgggtgaaagttacgatacagttagagctctagtctgtcagccatagtacttcatgtgaggtaacgggtggttatctactcatgagtactcagattgttttggatgttgggtagcgggtggttacccaatatcagcgtagtactgcatgtgaggtaacgggtggttatctgctcatgggtactcagattgttttggatgttgggtagcgggtggctatccaatatcagtggtgtattacgagaggggtaacagatgtgtaccagcgttcttggtacccgtattataaatgcatttaggtaaccagagggttacttaatttctcatgagcgttttatttcatatttctttgggacaaccagatgggccgtctattgactcatgagggcatttatattgttgattctgatttttcgtatatattgatatgcgaactatattgtcattttactcatacgagctataagcttaccgggtttgtgtttacaatcccggtgcaccaattcaatggtgtaggggataattccgcaggtattgattagcggagattgagtgacgactccggagattcgaagtcgttcgtatcctgttCGTGGTGAGATTctggcgtggatttgtgtgagaatttgagtgaatttatttgtgagctttgtgagagttgtgaggattattacattttccatcatattgtaatgtcgaattataaatttggattgtaataatcggtttgactgagttgtatttggaactcagagatgatccgctgtgcatgttaaatgatttcaacttcttgagattgtttttggtgttctaacgactttgaaattttgaatttttaggctcgaaattttagggtcgttacaaatcAAATAAGTCTGATTATAATCATAATATAGATGGGTAATATATGGTTTATATCACTAATGGTCGACCTTGTTACTGGTTAGCTTAGTTTGGTTTATGGAAAAACGATGGTACATTCATACATTATAAACAAAATTTATACAAAATGACGACTCACTCATTTTAGACTACAGTAAGATACATCTGAGTCGATTAGCCTTAAATATACAAACATCAGCCCTTTTAAATTTTCGACAGGGATGGTGTGAAAGTGAAGGGCTACTTTGCATGGTCATTGCTAGACAACTTCGAATGGTATTCGGGTTACATGGTGCGGTTCGGTATCAACTATGTGGATTACAAAGATGGGAACAAAAGGCACCCAAAACTCTCAGCATACTGGTTCACAAACTTCCTAAAGAAGTACTGATCATTAAGAAATCGAAGTGCCTGTTATTAGTAGTGTAGACAAATGTTTATGGATTATGCAGATGAATCGCAATATTCTTGAATAATGTACTCGTGTTGTATGACTTCTATCGTTGAATTATATTGTATGAACTATGAAAAATTCAAGTGTgacgactctctctctctctctctctctctctctctctctctctctctctctccctctctctacGTACATTCCCAATTTGTCTTCAATATGAAGATCACTAATGAACTTTAAGGATTAGGATTATGACAACGTTGTTTGTAATTAGAGTAATTAGCTAGCTTATGCTAATCACCAATTAGTTTGCATGCATGGTAAGTACGGTACGTAATAGCTTTTGGCCTTTCAGCATTTTGTTCACTCTTGAAttatgtactttttttttttgatacaagaaatgaaattaCGAACAAAATCTCCTAGGACATCCAGAATTAACAAGATCAAACAAAGGGCATTAGAAGCCTCAAGGGGCATTTGATCAACCCATGATCTCGCATGCAACGTGTGACCGAGTTTCGCAAAAGCATTGGATACGAAATTAGCTTCTTTAGGAACATATTTGAAGCTAATTTCCCTGAAATCTTTTGCAAGAATTTGTATATCCTCTATGAGGATCCGAATCCTCCAAGGGGGAAGAATGGCCCCATTGATAGCGTCCACCACCATCTTTGAGTCACCTTCTACTTCAATCTTCAAGAGATTCTTTGACTTTGCAATAGCCAAGCCATTTCTAAGGGCCGTGGCCTCTGCAACTGGCACCGAAGTACATCCAGCGTGACAAGCAGCAGCAAACATTGGTCTGCCATCATGTTTTGAATGATAAAACCAGAAACTGCAGATTTGTTTTTCACAGATCCATCAAAGTTTAGTTTGAAAAGAGGCTGAACTGGTGCTTGCCACTTAATATCTACTGCTTGTAGTGGTGCATTTATTTCACCTTCAAAACAACAAGAGAGTGTCATGGCCTCTCCTAATTATTTCTCTTAATTAACCGCCCAAGTTGTTAATCATCTCGGTGTTGATGGAAAGCTAAACTTCCAAACTAACTAGAGCGAGCACCAAAATAATCATTCTCACCAAAACGTCCCTGCATCCTACTATCAAATTTTGCTAGAACTGTGCCATTTCTCTCCTTCAACTCCTGATCATCTTAGAGGCTCGTGTGTATTAGCTCAATGAACACGGCTTGCAGCCACCGTTTAATATCCATTTCTTGTGCAGCTTCTAGTATTTTCATCTATTCAAGTGCGTGAACTTTGACTTGGCAAGTTGGCCACCCCAGAGTCATAGAAGGATGATTGATCTGAATGCAGTTGATCGATCTCATCCTGTTGATGACCAATCTTATATATTGGGGCTTCATCATATCCAATAATgactatatatgtatgcatAATTAATTTGAACTAGCCTTTGTATGTATACAGCGTGTGTCACTTTCTACTGATGACTTTGCACATCTTACTAGCTTAAGCATCATGCATCTACAGAATAGCCACAATCTTATTTTAATCTTTAAATTATTCTTCCGCACTTGTCTCTGTCTacctctttcctctatataaatcCATGCCAAGCATATACAAAGAGCCAACAACTCTCTAATCAGTAGCAGATCGCCAAACCCCCAGCTATGGCAACTCAAGGGTCTTGGCTTTTAGCCATAGTGCTTCTACTACTTGGCTTTGTAATGAGAGATGGCACAGCCAGTAATACTACTACACCCCCTACGCAGTATGACACTGCTTTCCTCAATAGAACTAGTTTCCCAGCAGGCTTCATATTTGGTACAGCTTCATCATCTTACCAGTCAGTCCATATCTAGCTCGCGATCGGAATTGAAATGCATGTATAATCTAAGCTTTCAATCATCGTTAGAGACTTAGTGCTTCATCGTAGAACTTAACATCATCATATTCACGTGTGTGAGTTTCAGTATGAAGGTGCTGCTCAAGAGGGTGGCAGAGGACCAAGCATATGGGATAACTACACCCACAAATATCCAGGTAATTTAACTAGCTAGCTGTTCGTGATTTTCAACTGTTCCTTTACTTGAAGATACTTGACCAACTTATAATGCATGCAAGGCATTTGTATGGATGCCCTGGGGGATTGCAAGAATCTAAAATTTGTATCCTCCATATATATGCTTAAACAGATGCAGGCTTTTCATTTAGTTGGGCAGATaatgtaattatatatatccttGTCTATATGCGGAAGTACTATTTATAGAGTGGCCGGATCTCTAAATTTCATCGCCTCTCCTTGTTACCTTGTATCTGAATTATGATAATAGTAAATCTACGTGTTTCAACTTTGGACAGATTGTCCACTCCTTATGCTTGAAGCTCATGTTTATTGCAGAGAAGATTAAGGACGGTAGCAATGGAGATATAGCTAATGATGAATATCACCGCTATAAGGTTCACATTTgttcattctttcttttttcaaaaatgaaataaGTATCAACTGAGACTAAGTTGATGTAGAGTTCTAGCTTTCCACTTGTACATAGATGAGGTTTCAATTCAAGATTAGATCTTCATGCCTTACTATTCAGTTATTCACACAGTAAAAATATAGCttgtacatgcatgcatgaccGAGATCGATCGTCCTCACGATGATATATGATGCTTTTTGTGATATTTGATTCTAGGAAGATGTTGGGATCATGAAGAACATGGGGTTGGATGCATATCGGTTCTCTATCTCATGGTCCAGATTGTTACCAAGTAAgttgattaattatattagACGTACAGATTAT encodes:
- the LOC126787554 gene encoding putative beta-glucosidase 9, whose amino-acid sequence is MATQGSWLLAIVLLLLGFVMRDGTASNTTTPPTQYDTAFLNRTSFPAGFIFGTASSSYHMKVLLKRVAEDQAYGITTPTNIQIVHSLCLKLMFIAEKIKDGSNGDIANDEYHRYKEDVGIMKNMGLDAYRFSISWSRLLPNLHCHDPKFRV